Proteins encoded by one window of Ignavibacteriota bacterium:
- a CDS encoding DUF3098 domain-containing protein, whose amino-acid sequence MAKTVKKKSVPQVLWQLPFEKQNYMILLIGLGTILLGYALMATGITEEPAIPNGKWNNPMAVYIAPTLLVIGYCVIIPFGIIKFFGKKEAQAE is encoded by the coding sequence ATGGCAAAAACAGTAAAAAAGAAATCTGTGCCCCAGGTATTGTGGCAACTTCCATTTGAAAAGCAGAACTACATGATTTTGCTTATCGGACTTGGAACCATTCTGCTTGGTTACGCCCTGATGGCTACAGGCATTACTGAAGAACCTGCAATTCCTAACGGCAAATGGAACAACCCAATGGCTGTTTACATTGCTCCAACTCTTTTGGTTATTGGATATTGCGTAATTATACCTTTTGGGATAATTAAGTTTTTCGGAAAGAAAGAGGCTCAAGCTGAGTAA
- the era gene encoding GTPase Era, with product MNTKAGYVAIIGKPNSGKSTLLNSILGTKLSIVTPKPQTTRKRVLGIYSKENVQIVFLDTPGILSPKYTMQEIMMDYVSGAVSESDLLVVLLDMEKYPDEGIPESVLKIIKNAKKPVIAALNKVDKMKDRKEILPFIDSINKMEIFNDIVPIAALKDMNTQELLSTIEKYLPEHEFYYDEDLLSTQNERFFVSELIRENIFLMTKEELPYSTEVSILEFKERDFGKWYIHAEIIVERDSQKRIIIGSGGSLIKDIGEKSRILIEEHLGQGVFLELFVKVRPKWRNDAGRLRSFGY from the coding sequence ATGAACACAAAAGCAGGTTATGTTGCGATAATTGGCAAGCCAAACTCAGGCAAGTCAACACTTCTCAATTCAATTTTGGGTACTAAACTTTCGATAGTTACCCCAAAACCTCAAACTACACGCAAGAGGGTTCTTGGTATTTATTCTAAGGAGAATGTTCAGATTGTATTTCTCGATACTCCCGGAATTCTCAGTCCCAAATATACCATGCAGGAAATCATGATGGATTATGTATCCGGCGCTGTAAGTGAATCAGACTTACTTGTTGTCTTGCTGGATATGGAGAAGTATCCTGATGAAGGTATACCAGAATCTGTACTAAAAATAATTAAGAATGCAAAAAAACCTGTCATAGCTGCTCTTAACAAAGTAGACAAGATGAAGGACAGAAAAGAAATTCTGCCTTTTATTGACAGTATCAATAAAATGGAAATATTCAATGATATTGTTCCAATAGCTGCTTTAAAAGATATGAATACTCAGGAATTACTGAGCACTATCGAAAAGTATCTGCCCGAACATGAATTTTATTATGACGAAGATTTACTATCTACTCAAAATGAAAGATTCTTTGTTTCGGAGCTTATCAGAGAAAACATTTTTCTTATGACTAAGGAGGAATTACCTTATTCAACTGAAGTATCTATTCTTGAATTTAAAGAGCGGGATTTCGGCAAATGGTATATTCATGCAGAAATCATTGTCGAGCGAGACTCTCAGAAGAGAATAATTATTGGTAGCGGTGGCAGTTTGATTAAAGACATCGGTGAGAAATCCAGAATTTTGATTGAGGAACATCTCGGGCAGGGCGTTTTCCTTGAACTTTTTGTAAAAGTACGTCCAAAATGGCGAAATGATGCCGGCAGACTCAGGTCATTCGGATATTAA
- the umuD gene encoding translesion error-prone DNA polymerase V autoproteolytic subunit has product MKSNSLIESTIKDTDTIEILKPERLRELNLPLFLESVSAGFPSPADDYMEAKLDLNELLIKNPAATFFVRVMGDSMIKAGIYSGDILVVDRSLDPKDGSIVIAVINGELTVKRLSYQKGEVFLLPENKFYSPIKITDDMSFEVWGVVRSVIHSVM; this is encoded by the coding sequence ATGAAATCAAATAGTTTAATTGAAAGTACAATTAAGGATACTGATACGATTGAAATACTAAAGCCTGAGCGGCTCAGAGAGCTAAATCTTCCACTATTTCTCGAGTCTGTTTCTGCAGGATTTCCCTCGCCTGCTGATGATTATATGGAAGCAAAGCTTGATTTGAATGAGCTTCTTATAAAGAATCCTGCCGCTACTTTTTTTGTACGGGTGATGGGTGACTCTATGATAAAAGCAGGGATTTATTCCGGCGACATTTTAGTTGTTGACCGCTCATTAGACCCAAAAGACGGAAGTATAGTAATCGCAGTCATAAATGGCGAACTTACTGTCAAAAGATTAAGCTATCAAAAGGGCGAAGTTTTTCTTCTTCCCGAAAATAAATTTTATAGTCCAATCAAAATCACTGACGATATGAGCTTCGAAGTTTGGGGTGTAGTGCGCTCGGTGATTCATTCAGTAATGTAA
- the ispD gene encoding 2-C-methyl-D-erythritol 4-phosphate cytidylyltransferase yields the protein MKCCTIIPAGGVGKRFGSEIPKQYVEIDSVPVIIHTLRLFEKIDDVEAVVLVVHNEWYTFTKELIKKFNITKVSEVVIGGLERQDSVNHGIRTKSAEQSEIILVHDAVRPFATTDLVQRVIDNAEEVGAVIPAVYPRETVKEITKKGTVVKTLDRSKLALAQTPQGFWQDIILNAYSQASNAGFVGTDSASLVEFIGYRVTVIEGEDTNIKITNPFDLEVGNMIYNQRKV from the coding sequence ATGAAATGTTGCACAATTATACCAGCAGGAGGAGTCGGCAAAAGGTTTGGAAGTGAAATTCCCAAGCAATATGTCGAAATTGATTCAGTGCCTGTGATTATTCATACACTCAGACTATTCGAGAAGATTGATGATGTCGAAGCTGTTGTTCTGGTAGTCCATAATGAGTGGTACACTTTTACTAAAGAACTTATAAAAAAGTTTAATATAACGAAAGTCTCAGAAGTCGTGATTGGTGGTTTAGAGCGTCAGGATTCAGTTAATCATGGTATCCGCACCAAGTCGGCGGAACAGTCTGAGATTATCCTTGTACACGATGCTGTACGCCCATTTGCTACTACTGACTTGGTTCAGAGAGTGATTGATAATGCCGAAGAAGTGGGAGCCGTTATTCCAGCGGTTTATCCTCGCGAAACTGTTAAGGAAATCACTAAAAAAGGCACCGTTGTTAAAACTCTTGACAGGTCTAAACTCGCATTAGCACAGACACCACAGGGATTCTGGCAGGATATCATTCTGAATGCATATTCTCAGGCTTCAAATGCAGGTTTTGTAGGTACTGATTCTGCTTCATTAGTGGAATTCATCGGTTACAGAGTTACTGTTATTGAAGGTGAAGATACTAATATCAAAATCACTAATCCTTTTGACCTCGAAGTAGGGAATATGATTTATAACCAAAGAAAAGTTTAA
- a CDS encoding cell division protein FtsW, with amino-acid sequence MKTKGHIDWLILIPIIALMLFSISFVYTASASNSAAKFGDAEHLFWNHSLRVFLGIGIIFVFARIDYHVYAKISKLLMVVGILSLIAVFFFGINVKGASRWLSLGPFSFQPSELVKLVMVIHFSALLARKQAFIKDFERGFFPFIIWTVIICFLIALQPNFSTMMVIFLIAVTMMFIGNTNLLHLGATFAVGLVAGIVFFITADYRLNRLKSFLGFGEGTENEAVSYQLNQSLIALGNGGIFGVGVGQNRQSYHFLPESYGDFIFAIIGEEYGFLGLVLVLGIFMVVFWRGMLVAKKAPDNFGYFLAIGVIITFAIYVFVNAGVNTGLLPTTGVPMPFVSYGGTAVLFYSAAIGILLNISAQAGIYPRADFAQPLEFNYNEEVENGESTVSGQVIYVQSVTGGAFVE; translated from the coding sequence ATGAAAACTAAAGGGCATATAGATTGGCTGATTCTGATACCGATTATAGCTTTGATGCTATTTTCTATTTCGTTTGTATATACAGCGAGTGCATCAAACTCAGCAGCGAAATTCGGTGATGCTGAACATTTATTCTGGAATCATTCATTACGTGTATTTTTGGGTATAGGTATAATATTCGTTTTTGCAAGAATTGATTATCATGTTTACGCAAAAATATCTAAATTGCTTATGGTTGTTGGCATTTTAAGTCTGATAGCCGTTTTCTTCTTTGGGATTAATGTCAAAGGTGCTTCCAGATGGCTCTCACTTGGACCTTTTAGTTTTCAGCCTTCAGAGCTTGTCAAACTGGTTATGGTGATTCATTTCTCAGCACTACTCGCCCGAAAGCAGGCATTTATTAAGGATTTTGAAAGAGGTTTTTTCCCGTTCATAATTTGGACAGTAATAATTTGCTTTTTGATAGCCCTACAACCAAATTTTTCTACAATGATGGTTATTTTTCTAATTGCCGTTACTATGATGTTTATCGGAAATACTAATCTGCTGCATCTCGGAGCTACATTTGCTGTTGGACTTGTAGCAGGGATTGTATTCTTCATTACTGCTGATTATCGCCTTAACAGGTTAAAGTCCTTTCTCGGATTCGGTGAAGGTACAGAAAATGAAGCTGTTAGTTATCAATTAAATCAATCTCTGATTGCTTTAGGTAATGGCGGGATTTTTGGTGTAGGTGTAGGTCAGAACAGACAATCATATCATTTTTTGCCAGAATCTTACGGCGATTTTATTTTCGCTATAATTGGTGAAGAATATGGTTTTCTCGGGCTTGTGCTCGTTCTTGGAATTTTCATGGTAGTTTTCTGGCGAGGCATGCTTGTTGCCAAAAAAGCACCGGATAATTTCGGATATTTCTTAGCAATAGGTGTTATAATTACATTTGCAATTTATGTATTTGTTAATGCGGGTGTAAATACAGGGCTTTTGCCAACTACCGGCGTTCCTATGCCATTTGTGAGCTATGGTGGTACAGCAGTACTTTTTTATTCGGCTGCAATTGGAATATTACTGAATATTTCTGCTCAGGCAGGAATATACCCAAGGGCTGATTTCGCTCAACCTTTGGAATTTAACTATAATGAAGAAGTTGAAAATGGAGAATCAACTGTTTCGGGACAGGTGATTTATGTCCAATCAGTAACTGGGGGGGCGTTTGTTGAGTAA
- the murD gene encoding UDP-N-acetylmuramoyl-L-alanine--D-glutamate ligase produces the protein MNVTVVGSGKSGMSAVRLCKKLGYHVSLSESKASSSCEKEIEELKSLGVHYEFGGNSGMFLKNCTLLITSPGVPPHSTIIKEAENKGIEIISELEFAWRHLKNPVIAITGTNGKTTTTALTAFILNNSGKKAIPCGNIGTPLSDLVGNIDEETILVVEASSYQLDRCIKFKPDVAVILNISPDHLAYHGTMKKYISAKWKISSMLSQKNFLILNKDDETISKNFFQTGAVIEYFSNSPVDRGIYFKGGHLYFKTADKEEVFMEVAGLSLPGTHNVYNSMAAALAARAFEVRNEDIRDSLMKFQGVEHRLEHVRTINGVDFINDSKATNINATWYALSSYSEPIIWIAGGRGDSNNYAELDVLVEKNVKCIVAIGEEADNIFNHFCTMKRCFKEDDLEAAVFRAYEESDYGDKVVFTPACKSFDMFMNFEHRGEVFKKIINSM, from the coding sequence ATGAATGTAACTGTTGTAGGTTCCGGCAAAAGTGGAATGTCCGCTGTAAGATTATGTAAAAAATTGGGTTATCATGTTTCTTTATCTGAATCTAAAGCAAGCTCAAGCTGTGAGAAAGAAATTGAAGAACTTAAATCCTTAGGAGTACATTATGAATTCGGCGGAAATTCTGGTATGTTTTTAAAAAATTGTACCCTGCTCATTACTTCTCCCGGAGTGCCACCACACTCAACTATAATTAAAGAAGCTGAAAATAAGGGCATTGAAATTATCAGCGAGCTTGAATTTGCCTGGCGGCATTTAAAAAATCCTGTAATTGCCATTACCGGCACTAACGGCAAAACTACAACCACTGCTTTGACAGCATTCATTCTGAATAATTCAGGAAAGAAAGCGATTCCGTGTGGCAATATCGGGACTCCATTATCTGATTTAGTTGGCAATATTGACGAAGAGACAATATTAGTTGTAGAAGCCAGTAGTTATCAGCTTGACAGATGTATAAAATTTAAGCCGGATGTTGCAGTAATTCTGAATATTTCGCCGGACCATCTGGCGTATCATGGCACTATGAAAAAATATATTTCTGCTAAGTGGAAAATTTCTTCTATGTTAAGTCAGAAAAATTTCTTAATTTTAAATAAAGATGACGAGACAATTTCAAAAAACTTTTTCCAAACGGGAGCTGTGATTGAATATTTCTCGAATTCGCCTGTAGATCGGGGGATTTATTTCAAAGGCGGACATCTTTATTTTAAGACAGCAGATAAAGAGGAAGTATTTATGGAAGTAGCCGGTTTAAGTTTACCGGGCACTCATAATGTTTATAATTCGATGGCAGCAGCTCTTGCCGCCCGTGCTTTTGAAGTACGGAATGAGGACATTCGTGACAGCCTTATGAAATTTCAGGGGGTCGAGCATCGCCTCGAACACGTTCGCACTATCAATGGTGTGGATTTTATCAATGATTCCAAAGCAACAAACATCAATGCCACCTGGTATGCCTTATCTTCATATTCAGAGCCGATTATCTGGATTGCAGGAGGCAGAGGTGATTCAAACAATTATGCTGAACTTGACGTTCTTGTCGAAAAAAATGTCAAGTGCATTGTTGCTATCGGTGAAGAAGCTGACAATATTTTCAATCACTTTTGTACAATGAAGCGTTGCTTTAAAGAAGATGACCTTGAAGCTGCCGTGTTCAGAGCTTACGAGGAATCTGATTACGGGGATAAAGTTGTGTTCACTCCGGCTTGTAAATCTTTTGATATGTTTATGAATTTCGAGCACCGTGGAGAAGTATTCAAAAAAATTATCAATTCTATGTAA
- a CDS encoding NAD(+)/NADH kinase yields the protein MKIVAIYENTDKKEAIQYASKAAEYLVNQGVDCIVRPSLSPYLPAHIKNFVKTSQVCDFDRMADMVISFGGDGTLLTAAREMLMCDVPIMGFNVGKLGFLAEYSVENLEHNIAGVLNGNFRLVDRAVIETTFEGKSHFALNDFVIEKRNSSKMVTVQVFSNEHCVGDYRADGIVLTTPTGSTAYSLSCSGPIIAPSAKVLCITPISPHTLTIRPLVIPDTNEITFAIMDSGDGVILVADGITLGELKNGENIKFNLSEERVKLIKPQDSSYYDILRTKLLWAANSFDNKSKEQTL from the coding sequence ATGAAAATTGTTGCTATTTACGAAAATACAGACAAAAAGGAAGCGATTCAATATGCTTCCAAAGCTGCAGAATATCTTGTAAATCAGGGTGTTGACTGCATTGTAAGACCTTCATTGTCACCCTATTTACCGGCACATATTAAGAACTTTGTCAAAACCTCGCAAGTTTGTGATTTCGACAGAATGGCAGATATGGTCATATCATTTGGAGGCGATGGCACTTTACTAACCGCAGCCCGCGAAATGCTGATGTGCGATGTCCCGATTATGGGTTTCAATGTCGGCAAACTTGGTTTTCTTGCTGAATATTCTGTCGAGAATTTAGAGCATAATATCGCAGGAGTTTTGAATGGGAATTTCAGATTAGTTGACAGAGCTGTGATAGAGACAACTTTCGAGGGAAAAAGTCATTTCGCACTTAACGATTTTGTAATCGAAAAGAGAAATTCTTCCAAAATGGTTACTGTGCAGGTATTTTCAAATGAACATTGCGTTGGTGATTACAGAGCTGATGGTATAGTGCTTACTACTCCGACAGGCTCTACAGCATATTCACTTTCATGCTCAGGACCTATAATAGCTCCATCTGCAAAAGTGCTGTGCATAACACCAATCTCACCTCATACTCTCACAATCAGACCACTTGTAATTCCTGATACAAATGAGATTACATTTGCAATAATGGATTCAGGTGACGGAGTAATTCTTGTTGCAGACGGTATTACTTTAGGAGAACTAAAAAATGGTGAAAATATAAAGTTCAACCTGTCCGAAGAACGTGTAAAATTGATCAAACCTCAAGACAGTTCATATTATGACATTCTGAGAACTAAGCTGCTTTGGGCTGCTAATTCATTTGACAACAAAAGTAAGGAACAAACATTATGA
- a CDS encoding acetylornithine/succinylornithine family transaminase has protein sequence MNNIIEREHNSIYQTYKRLPIVISRAEGVRIFAENGDVYLDFLSGIAVNALGHSHPRIIEAAEDQLRKYMHVSNYFYQEPQIELAEKLVKLSGLNKVFFCNSGTEATEAAMKLTRKWANPKGKTEILAFTGGFHGRTYAALSIMDKPNYKNGMGPFLDGCKVLPLNDVASLMASINSGTAAVCIEYIQGEGGISEPSREFNEMLNELHIQHGFLLIADEVQSGIGRSGKFFAFEHFDAKPDIITVAKGMGGGLPLGGIITSEELSEIWEKGNHGTTYGGNAVACRTGSVVIDVLEEGLLNQVNEIGNYFHTKLSDIKDKYPEKVLQVRGRGLMKGLLLSFDAQILVNELLERFVISNAASGSVLRIVPPLIVNKEEIDEFISKLDESLPVL, from the coding sequence ATGAATAATATAATTGAAAGAGAGCATAATTCAATATATCAGACTTACAAGCGACTTCCGATAGTTATTTCGAGAGCTGAGGGAGTCCGTATTTTTGCAGAGAACGGTGATGTTTACCTTGATTTTTTAAGTGGTATTGCTGTAAATGCACTCGGACACAGCCATCCAAGAATTATCGAAGCTGCAGAGGATCAGCTGCGAAAATATATGCACGTATCAAATTATTTTTATCAGGAGCCACAAATTGAACTTGCCGAGAAGCTTGTAAAACTATCAGGACTTAACAAAGTGTTCTTCTGTAATTCAGGTACGGAAGCCACCGAAGCAGCGATGAAACTGACACGTAAATGGGCAAACCCCAAAGGTAAGACTGAAATACTGGCTTTTACAGGCGGTTTCCACGGAAGAACTTATGCTGCACTTTCGATAATGGATAAACCAAATTACAAGAACGGGATGGGTCCATTTCTTGATGGTTGCAAGGTATTACCATTGAATGATGTTGCCTCACTGATGGCGAGTATAAACTCAGGAACTGCGGCTGTCTGTATTGAGTATATTCAGGGAGAAGGAGGCATATCTGAACCGAGCCGGGAATTTAACGAAATGCTTAATGAGCTTCACATACAGCACGGCTTTTTACTGATTGCCGATGAAGTTCAGTCAGGAATCGGTCGAAGCGGAAAGTTCTTTGCTTTTGAGCATTTCGATGCCAAGCCTGATATAATTACTGTCGCAAAAGGAATGGGTGGAGGTTTGCCTTTGGGAGGTATAATTACATCTGAAGAATTGTCTGAAATTTGGGAAAAAGGAAATCACGGAACTACTTATGGAGGTAATGCTGTTGCTTGTCGTACCGGCTCGGTGGTAATTGATGTTCTGGAAGAAGGGCTGCTCAATCAAGTCAATGAAATTGGCAATTATTTCCACACTAAACTAAGTGATATCAAGGACAAATATCCTGAAAAGGTTTTACAAGTGAGAGGCAGAGGATTGATGAAAGGTCTTTTACTTAGTTTCGATGCTCAAATTTTAGTCAATGAACTTCTTGAAAGATTCGTAATATCAAATGCTGCATCGGGTAGCGTGCTGAGAATTGTGCCACCTCTGATTGTTAACAAAGAAGAAATTGATGAATTTATCAGTAAGCTTGATGAAAGTCTTCCAGTGCTGTAA
- a CDS encoding DUF2723 domain-containing protein produces MTNKIKNLATVAIFIISLIVYIITLSPTVSFTDNGELAGVAYFLGVGHSSGYPLLALLGHIWTLIPTAWTTIYKLNLLSAIFTASSAVMFYLTLKIVLQNLPILIRISDNKKSKKKAKNQVEEIIAESITNQSTVDLIAFFTALGFSFSSLVWEQAVVFEVYSLQFLLINLVFYFLFKGLSDIENQKKYFLISGLFIGLSFSNHLTTILIIPALAYIFFKKPGQKFNLSNQNIKLLLTISLMILIGVSLYVYLPLRSAAEPAFNWGYVHRGFDKFLYHVQGKQYQVWMFSGMDIAIENFGKFLGKVPYNLAFFGLVPLIAGFIRLYKSHREYLWFFLILIISCILYSVNYSIHDIDVYFYLAIYAFLIITAVGFLYFTERSDKLKYAVIIFAVLNLGINFSENDKSDNYLVYDFTRTVVDNLGENAIIISAQWDYWNSAFWYLQKVENYRPDIILIERELLRRTWYPLQLENWHPELILKCRNQLDSYNQDLEKFESGLPPESYPRIQNNYENLLKCFIESNIDEIPIYVTFDYMNSGADASPLQGYNIVPAGFAFKLEKQQSPIKVSLEKLHIDRMIDYPKDTKSHLEKGILETASLNLTNMGRYAAATGDKQSARIAFEKALKIYPDNPTAVQGLRDSQ; encoded by the coding sequence ATGACAAATAAGATTAAAAATTTAGCTACTGTTGCAATTTTTATAATTAGTTTAATTGTTTATATTATTACACTGAGTCCGACTGTATCGTTTACTGACAATGGGGAGCTTGCGGGCGTGGCATATTTTCTTGGTGTGGGACATTCAAGCGGCTACCCCTTGCTGGCACTTCTGGGGCATATCTGGACACTGATTCCTACAGCGTGGACTACTATTTATAAGCTCAATCTGCTTTCTGCGATATTTACGGCATCTTCTGCTGTTATGTTTTACTTGACATTGAAAATTGTTTTGCAAAATTTGCCAATTCTTATCAGAATATCTGACAATAAAAAAAGCAAGAAGAAAGCTAAAAATCAAGTTGAAGAAATTATAGCCGAGAGTATCACTAATCAAAGTACTGTTGATTTAATTGCATTTTTTACTGCTCTTGGATTTTCATTCAGCTCGCTTGTTTGGGAGCAGGCAGTTGTGTTTGAAGTATATTCACTTCAATTTTTGCTTATTAATTTAGTTTTTTATTTCCTCTTTAAAGGTTTGTCAGATATTGAAAATCAAAAAAAATATTTTTTGATTTCAGGACTTTTCATTGGCTTGAGTTTTTCAAATCACCTGACAACAATACTGATAATTCCGGCACTTGCTTATATTTTCTTTAAAAAGCCCGGACAAAAATTCAACTTGTCGAATCAAAATATTAAGTTACTTCTCACAATATCACTTATGATATTGATAGGAGTATCTCTTTATGTATATTTGCCATTACGTAGTGCAGCCGAACCGGCATTTAATTGGGGTTATGTTCATCGTGGCTTTGATAAATTTCTCTATCACGTACAGGGGAAGCAATATCAGGTATGGATGTTTTCGGGAATGGATATCGCTATTGAAAATTTTGGAAAATTTCTTGGAAAAGTACCTTATAATCTTGCATTTTTCGGTTTGGTTCCACTCATTGCCGGTTTTATAAGATTGTATAAATCACATCGTGAGTATTTATGGTTTTTTTTAATTTTGATTATTTCGTGTATCTTATACTCTGTTAATTATTCGATTCATGATATAGACGTGTATTTTTATTTAGCAATTTACGCATTTTTAATTATAACAGCAGTTGGATTTCTTTATTTCACCGAAAGGTCGGATAAATTAAAGTATGCTGTAATTATATTTGCTGTACTAAATCTTGGAATAAATTTCTCAGAAAATGATAAATCCGATAATTATTTAGTTTATGATTTCACACGCACAGTAGTTGATAATCTTGGCGAGAATGCAATTATAATATCAGCTCAGTGGGATTACTGGAATAGTGCTTTTTGGTATTTGCAGAAAGTCGAAAATTACAGACCCGATATTATACTTATCGAAAGAGAGCTTTTAAGGCGTACCTGGTATCCTTTGCAACTCGAAAACTGGCATCCGGAGCTAATTTTAAAATGCCGAAATCAGCTTGATTCATATAATCAGGATTTAGAAAAATTCGAGTCAGGATTACCACCTGAATCTTACCCGCGAATTCAAAATAATTATGAAAATTTGCTTAAATGTTTTATCGAAAGCAATATTGATGAAATACCGATATATGTTACATTCGACTACATGAATTCAGGTGCTGACGCTTCCCCTCTTCAGGGGTATAATATAGTTCCGGCAGGCTTTGCTTTCAAGCTTGAAAAGCAACAATCACCTATCAAAGTTTCGCTTGAAAAATTACATATTGACAGGATGATAGATTATCCTAAAGATACAAAAAGTCATCTTGAAAAAGGTATTCTCGAAACTGCCTCGCTTAACTTAACAAATATGGGTAGATATGCCGCTGCTACAGGTGACAAGCAATCAGCAAGAATAGCATTTGAAAAAGCACTCAAAATTTATCCTGATAATCCTACGGCAGTGCAAGGTTTGAGGGACAGCCAATAA
- a CDS encoding class I SAM-dependent methyltransferase, whose product MDIKLLLRRKLKGLFMRFALHKAVRPFEGFLLNLVYMSQMSAWRSQNSGGKFNDFYKSEFDTNMRQKVFQVLLDSENLNDPVDYLEFGVASGRSFKWWVAQNQNPESRFSGFDTFTGLPENWDVFKAGDMTMEGKFPEVNDPRAKFYKGLFQETLPDFLDNYDFRHRKVIHLDADLYSSTLYVMTMLARYIKPGDIMIFDEFAVPTHEFKAFSDFCRAYYFKFELVYAGNNYLQSAFKVISTTPDIEL is encoded by the coding sequence ATGGATATAAAATTACTCTTACGCAGGAAGTTGAAAGGACTGTTTATGAGATTTGCTTTGCATAAGGCAGTTCGTCCTTTTGAGGGTTTTCTGCTGAATCTTGTTTATATGTCACAAATGTCTGCCTGGCGTTCTCAGAATAGTGGCGGCAAATTTAATGATTTTTACAAGTCAGAATTTGATACAAATATGCGACAGAAAGTTTTTCAGGTTCTGCTGGATAGTGAGAACTTGAATGATCCTGTTGATTATCTCGAATTTGGAGTTGCAAGCGGGCGTTCATTCAAATGGTGGGTTGCTCAAAATCAAAATCCTGAGTCAAGATTTTCAGGTTTTGATACTTTTACCGGACTGCCTGAAAACTGGGATGTTTTCAAAGCCGGAGATATGACAATGGAAGGCAAATTCCCTGAAGTGAATGACCCGAGAGCAAAATTTTATAAAGGATTATTTCAAGAAACACTCCCTGATTTTTTAGATAATTATGATTTCAGGCACAGGAAAGTAATTCATCTTGATGCCGATTTATATAGCTCAACTCTTTATGTAATGACAATGCTTGCAAGGTATATCAAGCCCGGTGATATTATGATATTTGATGAATTTGCTGTTCCTACTCACGAATTTAAAGCATTTTCTGATTTTTGCAGAGCATATTATTTCAAATTTGAATTAGTTTACGCAGGGAATAATTATCTTCAATCAGCTTTTAAAGTAATAAGTACAACACCTGATATAGAATTATGA
- the dtd gene encoding D-tyrosyl-tRNA(Tyr) deacylase — protein sequence MKIVVQRVSEASVTIEGKINGRIEKGLLVLVGFTDDDNEEKVRWICKKLLGLRIFSDDNDKMNLSVLDVAGGILVISNFTLYGDSNKGNRPNFTAAARPETAIPLYDFMIQELRKSEIQVETGVFGAMMDIHLTNDGPVTLVLER from the coding sequence ATGAAGATAGTTGTTCAGAGAGTTTCTGAAGCATCAGTTACAATCGAAGGGAAAATAAATGGGAGAATTGAAAAAGGATTACTTGTGCTGGTTGGTTTCACTGATGATGACAATGAAGAGAAAGTCCGCTGGATTTGTAAAAAGCTACTCGGACTTAGAATTTTCTCGGATGATAATGATAAAATGAATTTATCTGTGCTGGATGTAGCCGGCGGAATTTTAGTTATTTCCAATTTTACACTATACGGAGATTCAAATAAAGGCAACCGACCAAACTTTACTGCCGCTGCAAGACCTGAAACAGCAATACCGCTTTATGATTTTATGATACAAGAATTAAGAAAATCAGAAATACAAGTTGAAACAGGAGTTTTTGGTGCTATGATGGATATTCACCTAACAAATGATGGTCCTGTTACTTTAGTCTTAGAAAGGTGA